Genomic window (Halanaerobiales bacterium):
AAACTGCACGACCTATTCTACCAAAACCATTAATACCAATTTTTACACTCACAATATCAACCTCCATTTTATTTTTGTTTTTATAAAAGCCAAAATTCTTTAGGCTTTATTAACTAAGCTAACTTTAAAATTTCTCGAGCTGCTTCTTCATCAGTAATAAGGATATCCTGATATTTCGGAGAAACAGCAGCAATTATAGCTTCTGCTTTTTCTCTACCGGCAGCTACAGCGATGACTGTGTCTATATCACTAAGATCTTCTAAACTCATTCCAACACTTGTAGTTGAATGAACAATTTCACCTTTCCTATTAAAATAATATCCAAATGATTCTCCAATAGCTCCTTTTTTAATTAATTCTTTTATTTTCTTTTCACTAACTTTTCTTCTTTCAGCCATCTTTCGGGCACTACCCACTCCATGAAGTAAAATATTTGCTTTTTTGAGATAATTCATAGTTCTTTTAATACTTGGTTCATTAAGGATATAGTCTATATTTTCCTCTTTTATATTATCTGGAATATGTAGTAGTTGATATTTGCCCCCAAGTTTTTTAGCAATTTTAGCTGCAATCGTATTAGCCTGTATTTCTACATCTTCACCAAGACCACCACGCCCGGGCACAACTACCAGCTCTCCATTACAACAGTCATGATATTGCATGACTTCTGCAACTTCTGCCAGAGTTGATCCTCCTGTTACAGCTAAGATGTCTCCACCTTTAATTATATCCTTTAAGAAGCGAGCTGTAAATCTCCCAATCTCTTTTTTTAAACTTTCATATCCTAAATTGCCGGGAACTACCAGGATTTCTTCCAATCCTAAAAATTTTTTTAATCTTTTTTCAAGACTGCTTATGTTTTTTATTTCTTTGATATAATTATCCAATTCTCTTAAAAAACTTTCTCCAACTGTAGTAAGGGAAGCACCTGCTCTTGTGATTTCTATCCAGGCTCTTGATCGTAAAAACTCTAGTTCATTTCTAACCTGTCTTTCACTTTC
Coding sequences:
- a CDS encoding sugar-binding domain-containing protein codes for the protein MKHLFKIQEKIVPELIKKAELRYTILRNIYYNQPIGRRNLANNIDESERQVRNELEFLRSRAWIEITRAGASLTTVGESFLRELDNYIKEIKNISSLEKRLKKFLGLEEILVVPGNLGYESLKKEIGRFTARFLKDIIKGGDILAVTGGSTLAEVAEVMQYHDCCNGELVVVPGRGGLGEDVEIQANTIAAKIAKKLGGKYQLLHIPDNIKEENIDYILNEPSIKRTMNYLKKANILLHGVGSARKMAERRKVSEKKIKELIKKGAIGESFGYYFNRKGEIVHSTTSVGMSLEDLSDIDTVIAVAAGREKAEAIIAAVSPKYQDILITDEEAAREILKLA